In Candidatus Desulfofervidus auxilii, one genomic interval encodes:
- a CDS encoding M48 family metallopeptidase: MTSKTTREDILELCGKWQKELRVDIKQIQIREMKNKWGSCSSKGVLTLNKELLSLPSKYVEYVIVHELLHRIVPNHGRTFKTLFYVYLPNWEELHEYLEYNGKEQNLRRRRALT, translated from the coding sequence ATGACGAGTAAAACTACACGGGAAGATATATTAGAACTTTGTGGAAAGTGGCAGAAAGAATTAAGGGTTGATATAAAACAAATCCAAATAAGAGAAATGAAAAATAAGTGGGGCTCTTGTTCATCAAAAGGTGTGCTTACACTTAACAAAGAATTACTAAGCCTACCGTCCAAATATGTTGAATATGTTATAGTTCATGAACTTCTACATAGGATTGTTCCGAATCATGGGCGAACATTTAAAACCTTGTTTTATGTTTACCTTCCAAATTGGGAGGAATTGCATGAATATTTGGAATACAATGGAAAAGAGCAAAATTTACGGCGACGGCGGGCACTCACTTAA
- a CDS encoding leucine-rich repeat domain-containing protein, whose product MTKVTISKEQGNDWIDKLWKWADENNVPDLHLKWVEAFEVEYHEMEMTGVINKVKCWRGLPRNKEKLLSLTKLDLVGNQLTQLPKEIGNLANLTELRLDGNKLTEVPEEIGNLTNLSKLWLSFNKFTEFPKEICNLPNLTYLNLSYNHLTKLPKEIANLKNLTELDISSNGLTKLPKEICNLINLVYLDVGVVPFTASEETNQLTELPEEIDNLTNLTELYLSYNRLTKLPNKISNLKKLTAIDLSYNQFTELPKEVCNLTNLTYLNISGNKLKKLPPEISNLTNLTKLYLSNNKLTKLPEGISNLTGLTILDLSNNQFTEIPKEVYNLGNLTKLDFSNNRLTELPREINNLTKLIRLDLSNNKLTKLPEGISNLTGLTILDLSNNRLTKLPREICALTNLTSFGLSNNQLTEIPPEIGNLTSLTELCLDNNKLTKLPKEICNLTNLTELCLRNNPNLILTSEQKEWIEILKELEILKEKDRDVFMGGVFIDVDDDDLSGR is encoded by the coding sequence ATGACAAAGGTTACAATATCTAAGGAACAAGGTAATGATTGGATAGATAAATTATGGAAGTGGGCAGATGAAAATAATGTGCCTGATCTGCATCTGAAGTGGGTTGAAGCTTTTGAAGTTGAATATCATGAAATGGAAATGACTGGAGTTATTAACAAAGTTAAGTGTTGGCGTGGTTTGCCAAGAAATAAAGAGAAGCTTTTAAGTTTAACTAAACTTGATCTTGTTGGTAACCAGCTTACACAGTTACCAAAAGAAATCGGTAATTTAGCTAACTTGACTGAACTTCGTCTTGACGGTAATAAACTTACAGAAGTACCTGAAGAGATAGGAAATCTCACAAACTTAAGTAAACTTTGGCTTAGTTTTAATAAGTTCACAGAGTTCCCAAAAGAGATTTGTAATCTGCCAAATTTAACTTACCTTAATCTTAGTTATAATCACCTTACAAAGTTACCGAAAGAAATTGCTAATCTTAAAAACTTAACTGAACTTGATATTAGCAGTAATGGTCTTACAAAACTGCCTAAAGAAATCTGTAACCTTATAAACTTAGTTTATCTTGATGTTGGAGTTGTTCCTTTCACAGCGAGTGAAGAAACTAATCAGCTTACAGAGTTGCCAGAAGAGATAGATAATCTTACAAACTTAACTGAACTCTATCTCAGTTATAACCGCCTTACAAAGTTGCCAAATAAGATAAGTAACTTGAAGAAGTTAACTGCGATTGATCTTAGTTATAATCAGTTTACAGAATTACCAAAAGAAGTCTGTAACCTTACTAATTTAACTTACCTCAATATTAGTGGTAATAAACTGAAGAAACTGCCTCCAGAAATTAGTAATCTTACTAATCTAACCAAGCTTTATCTTAGTAACAATAAGCTCACGAAATTGCCTGAGGGAATAAGTAACTTGACAGGTTTAACTATACTTGACCTTAGTAATAATCAATTTACAGAGATACCAAAAGAGGTCTATAATCTTGGTAATTTAACCAAACTTGACTTTAGTAATAATCGACTTACAGAGTTACCAAGAGAGATAAATAATCTTACTAAGTTAATTAGACTTGATCTTAGTAACAATAAACTCACGAAATTGCCTGAGGGAATAAGCAACTTGACAGGTTTAACTATACTTGACCTTAGTAATAATCGGCTTACAAAACTGCCCAGGGAAATTTGTGCTCTCACTAATCTAACTTCTTTTGGTCTTAGCAACAATCAACTCACAGAAATTCCTCCAGAAATAGGCAATTTAACTAGTTTAACTGAACTTTGTCTTGATAATAATAAGCTTACAAAGCTGCCTAAAGAAATCTGTAATTTAACAAATCTAACTGAATTGTGTCTTAGAAATAACCCAAATTTAATCCTAACATCAGAGCAGAAGGAATGGATAGAAATCCTTAAAGAATTAGAAATCCTTAAAGAAAAAGATCGGGATGTATTTATGGGTGGTGTATTTATAGATGTAGATGATGACGACTTGTCTGGTAGGTAA